AGAATATACATCGATCGTGTCACCAGCTCGACTGACCGGCCGAGTGACCCGTGAGGTTTTTTTTTTCAAGAGTATGCAAAATGTGTATCGTAACTTTATAGAAGGAAAAAAATACATCCATACAACCACATCTACCTTTCACTGCGAATAACAAGCGTAGCACAACTTCACACCCGACACATACAAGTGAAGTTGTGCCGAAAAACATCGGTGATCACCGAAAACACAACAACTCCAGCTTCCTTGGTAGAGCCGGCGACGATTGTACATAGCGCCAGAGAAGAACGATCTGAGCAGCTGTGCACGCCAGAGGAACGCAACATAGGGCCTCTTATCTCCCAACACAATGCTCCCAACAAAGAAACAACATCAGAAGACGCCGCCGTCGTGCCGATCCTACGAATCAAGGCTTTCACCCCGAGGATATTTGCCGATACAAGGCAACGTGGAAAATGGCGCTACACTCGGCGACGCCTCCAGGAAAGGGAATGACACCCATGGGTGCCATCGACGCCGGTCAAACCAAGGCCGAACAGAATTTCCATCTGTAGCATTGCATATTTCCACGCCTCCAAGATTTCGGCCAGCTCCGAAAGATGTCTTGTACCGCCAATACCGCAGCCACCTGCAGTCGGAGCCACACATCACTGCTGAGGAAGCACGCCTCAAGCCACCACCTTCAACATACTTGGAACCGCGGCAACCACCAAACTAAGCGGGGGCCAGATCCGTCACGATGGCCTTCACCCGCACCTAGGGACTGCCACACAGGTGGATCTGACCCGCACCATCAACCACACTTCGACGCCAACTTCACCGAGGCATCACCGTCGGCACCTCACACGTAGGTGGTCGGGCGCCCGCTGCTTGCCAGGCCCTGCCTAGCCGAGCCTCGCAGTGTCGCCGCCTCCATGGCTGTGCATGCGCTGCCGCCTCCGACGAATTCAGCGCACCACCCACATCCACTCTCCCGCTGCACCCCTCGTGCAGATCCAGGGGACCGCCATCGTGCATCCCGCCGTGAACCAGCCTCTCGCTGCACCCGACCGGGAGCCGTCCGACGCGCCAGATCTGGCCCGAGAACCTCGAATCCGCGCAAGGGAGGGTTGCCGGCCTGCCGGCCCGACGCCGACCAAGGGCGCCACATGCCGGACGAGGTCGCGCCTAGCCGAGCAGGGCACCGCCGATCCCAGATGCCGCCGGCTCGCCCCGCGCCACCCAGAGCAAGGCCAGGCCATGCTGCCCAGACGAGAACCACGTGCGTGCCGCGCCTCGCCAGAGCCACCCCCGCCCGCCGCCGGCACGCGATGACCACGCCGGCGAGAGGACCTCCGCGACAGATCTAGGCGTCCCGCGCCGCTTGGAGCCTGGAGAGGAAGGGagaaccccgccgccgccgacaggcTCGGGCTTTGCCCGGCGTCGTCCCTTTGGCGGCGGCGAGGGGGTGGGGAGGCGGGGTGGGAGGACTGGCGGTGGCGCGATTAGGGTTCCTCCCGGGCCGCTCGCGGGAGCGGGCGACGGGGAAGGCTTCGTGTAATACGTTTGTGTGATCCATGAGGTGGCTAGCGAGCGGGGCACCTGCgtgctggacagagatcaggtgacATGCACGGTTAAATTTGATCTGAATTTTTCAAGGATTATGTGTCGTGAACATGCatgattttttcagatttttttgtaaTACTTAAATTTGAATTCCGGCTGCAAGGCACGATGACATGCAAAACGTGCAGGTTGTTGCTCCAGTTCATTCCTTCCACACCGGCGGTCCTCCGGTGGGCCACGCCGTCGACTCGACCCGCCCGACCGAGCGGAGGCGGAGTGCAGTCCAACCGTGGGTGTGGGTGTGACCACCGCTGCACCGCCTATTCCCTTGACCCCAATCAATACGGCGCACGAACGCCGTGCTTTCGTCTGTGCTGCCGTCCGGAAGAAACACACGCATCGACCGACGACGCAAATGAAGAGATCGGTGCTATCACGCTCACACATAAACCGAAGGAGCACCAAGAGCAAGAGAGACACCAAAACGACATACATTTATGATGTCATGACAGTCATATATCTATACACCAAAACTAGAGTCAAACAAGCTGTTGCAAAAATTCGACCAAAGAAGCAGTCGGATTTGGTCAAAAATTCATCAAAAACACTGTCTtttcagagaggctctgtttgtcaATCCAAACCCAGTTTCTTTCTACACACAACCCAGTTTCTTCACCGTTTCTTCTTCCCATCCAGTCAGCAGAGCCACCTACGAACTCCTACCAGTCAACAAATTTTCAGTCAAAATGCAcggaggccggccggccggcctagACCTCGGCGCACCGGCGTGGCGCGAAGCCGAGCCGGTTGCGCTCAAGGTCGTAGAGGACGTGGAAGTTCTGCTGCTGGTAGTTGCCGATGATGGACATGCCGGAGCGCGGCGTGCCCAGGACGGCCAGGCACATCACCCCCTCCGGCTCCAGCCGGATGAAGTAGTTCTCCGCCGGGAACTCCCACGCCGCGCCGTCCGCGAACACCAGCGACAGCTCCGGCACCTCGATCTTTCCGGCGCCGGACACGTTGTAGCACGGGCTCAGCACCGGGAACCCGGCGATGAGCGGGTAGGACGGGCTCATGCGGTCGATGAAGGCCTGCCGGATCGCCCGGTACGCCGGCTCCGGGAAGTAGCTCAGCGTCGTGCCGGAGTCGATGATGGTGCCGCCGGAGCCGTCCTTGGCGCCGCCCCACGTGTCCGACGGGACGTTGACCGCCTCGCCGCCGACGAGGACGGACTTGAGCTGCACGTAGTAGAAGGTGTCCGCCGCGTCGGCCGCGGCCGGCGCGAAGGCCGTGTAGTTGAGCCGCGGGTGCGCGAGCAGCGCGTCGTCGTGGCCGAAGATGATCTTGCTCCCGGCCGCGCTGCCGTGCTCCACGAGGCAGTAGGAGAAGGCGTGGCCGCCGTAGACGCCGCGCAGCTGGGACGCGAACGACAGCGGGCCGCGGCCGAGCCCCAGCAGCCCCGCCGCGCCGTGGAAGAGGCCGCGGTTGCGGTGGCCGCACCCGAACGCCACGCCGTCAACGCGCCGGGTCGACCCGGCGGCGGCGCCCGTGAGGTTGACGGTGAAGGCCTCGAGCGCGAGGTCCCCCGTGGTGTTGGACTGGTCGCCGTACCAGTAGTAGTAGGGGCAGGGGTCGCTCCGCGGCTTGCGGCACTTCCTCCCGGTCGACGCCGCCGGAGACTCCGGCGGGGAGACGAGGCCGCAGCGGCTGTCCCCGCAGGTGACGTTACGGTAGGAGGTGGACGCCGCCGGGTCGAAGACGGGGCCGGTCTGGTGGAAGCAGTCGAGGCAGGGCGCGCACTGCAGCCAGTTGAGGTCGCTGCCGGTGTCCATGATCATGCGGAACCGGCGCGGCGGCGTGCCCACGTACACGTCCACCAGGTACTCCCCGGACCCCACCGCCACGCCCGACGCCACCGTGGCCACCACCCGCTCCGACAGCGCCCGCCGCGGCCGCGAGCCCTTCCGTCTCGCCGCGCCGGACGGGGCGGCCCTCCTGCCGTGCATCGTGCCGATGCGGGCCGCGTCTTTCTTGGCCGAGTCGAGGACGAACGAGCCCGTCCCCGCGGTGTCGGCGGAGCGGCGGGTCATGTTGAGCTTGagggagggtgcccggcgcgcgagCTCGGCCTCCTCGGCGACCAGCCTGCCGTCGCAGCCGGCGTCGGCGACGGCGGTGTTGTACGGCGGGAACTCGATGCCGTACAGCGGTCCGGCCGACGCGGACACCGACGAGTTGCCGCCAGCGCTGAAGGACGAGAGCGCGAGGAGCAGGACGGCCAGCAGCAGAGAGCACACGGGCAGGTGCTTGAGCTTCGCCATGGCTGAGAGAGAGGGAGGACGCGTCGGCGATTTGGGGGTAGGTAATCTACGGTAGCCGAGGCGGACGGGACAGGGTAAGGTGGTGGGGGTTGGAATGGTTGTCGGGCGGGGCCGTGGAGGAACAACGCGGAGAGTTTCTCCCAGCGCGGGCCATCGACGACCTTTTCGCGATTCGTTAGAGCTACAACAACAAAGTGAGGGAGATCAAAAAAAGAAAATACAGCAACAAAGTGAGTAAAATTATACTATCCCTCCGTTTATTTTTTGCTCAACAAAGGGAGTACAGTAGTATGTTTTTGAAAGCATTTGACCGGGATGTTGACGACGCATTGCGTCAGTGGGACGTGGCGTAGTGCAATGACGTGTGGCTTAACCAGCCGGCCAGCACCAAACCGCGTGTCGACGTGTGTCGGTCATAGTAAGAAAGACTTGCACGCATGACTTTGACCTGGCTCGGCAGGGCAAAGTCGCGAAAAAGAGGACCCCTGACCTGGCAAATATTCCTCACGTACTGTATAATTTC
This portion of the Triticum dicoccoides isolate Atlit2015 ecotype Zavitan chromosome 7A, WEW_v2.0, whole genome shotgun sequence genome encodes:
- the LOC119327352 gene encoding aspartic proteinase nepenthesin-2-like, translating into MAKLKHLPVCSLLLAVLLLALSSFSAGGNSSVSASAGPLYGIEFPPYNTAVADAGCDGRLVAEEAELARRAPSLKLNMTRRSADTAGTGSFVLDSAKKDAARIGTMHGRRAAPSGAARRKGSRPRRALSERVVATVASGVAVGSGEYLVDVYVGTPPRRFRMIMDTGSDLNWLQCAPCLDCFHQTGPVFDPAASTSYRNVTCGDSRCGLVSPPESPAASTGRKCRKPRSDPCPYYYWYGDQSNTTGDLALEAFTVNLTGAAAGSTRRVDGVAFGCGHRNRGLFHGAAGLLGLGRGPLSFASQLRGVYGGHAFSYCLVEHGSAAGSKIIFGHDDALLAHPRLNYTAFAPAAADAADTFYYVQLKSVLVGGEAVNVPSDTWGGAKDGSGGTIIDSGTTLSYFPEPAYRAIRQAFIDRMSPSYPLIAGFPVLSPCYNVSGAGKIEVPELSLVFADGAAWEFPAENYFIRLEPEGVMCLAVLGTPRSGMSIIGNYQQQNFHVLYDLERNRLGFAPRRCAEV